One segment of Platichthys flesus chromosome 15, fPlaFle2.1, whole genome shotgun sequence DNA contains the following:
- the slc47a1 gene encoding multidrug and toxin extrusion protein 1: MEKLGSPEPAPPSPGAAPVAGLSAAKAAEAEGDEATAAASSKLCQLACVRRWLPLAYRVELYHLLQLTGPLLLSRILSFLLPFVTTIFAGHIGNAELAGFALASATINVTTTATGYGLTVACDTLISQTFGGKNMKRVGVIIQRSSLILLLFCLPCWAILINSHNLLLIMHQEAEVVRIAQLYLMAFLPAVPAMLLYNLQVAYLQNQGIILPQLYTAAATNILNLGVNYVLIFSLQWGIIGSVIANSLSQIILCLLLFGYIRWKKLHLQTWGGWTTDCLQEWGSYMKLAIPSVFMVCFEWWIWEIGTIVSGLLGETDLAAQHIMMEIGAITFMFPLGIQAATCVRVGNALGAGHTARAVITCKVALVLTGLLAVLLGIFVAVCKPYLGYMFTSDENILKLVEGTITVYMFLQFFDALHCVCSGILVGSGMQKIAALSNLVSYYCIGLPVGIALMFAAQLRILGLWTGLLICGVFEAGFFLTLIYKLNWKKVTQKAQQRAGRRVVVIPKRPVSTVLSEAMMSDVLDDPDKAQADGKVFPESDGYSPVNTQDQELKAGHEAEGNNTSTRGAGGDAEQSKHTSNTKTQELLSVTQLILRRGLMVSVLVLILAVGVAFHIAFPAPEPSTQSMSNSTLNWANVSTSTPSAPLNLTLTL; the protein is encoded by the exons ATGGAGAAGCTGGGTTCACCGGAACCTGCACCACCCTCGCCGGGTGCAGCGCCCGTCGCTGGGCTTTCTGCTGCAAAGGCGGCCGAGGCTGAGGGAGACGAGGCCACGGCAGCAGCCAGTTCCAAACTGTGTCAGTTGGCATGTGTGAGAAGGTGGCTGCCACTGGCCTACAGAGTGGAACTCTACCACCTCTTACAACTCACGGGCCCACTG CTGCTGTCTCGGATTCTCAGCTTCCTCCTGCCGTTTGTCACCACCATATTCGCTGGGCACATTGGCAATGCAGAACTGGCAGGATTTGCACTGGCCTCAGCG ACCATTAACGTGACCACCACTGCAACAGGCTATGGCCTTACCGTGGCTTGTGACACGCTGATTTCTCAG ACATTTGGCGGCAAGAACATGAAACGTGTCGGAGTCATCATACAGAGGAGTTCactcatcctgctgctgttttgtCTGCCCTGCTGGGCTATTCTCATCAACTCTCACAACTTACTACTCATCATGCACCAAGAGGCCGAAGTGGTGAG AATTGCCCAGCTCTACCTGATGGCCTTTTTACCAGCTGTTCCA GCCATGTTACTGTATAACCTGCAGGTTGCCTACCTACAAAACCAA GGGATTATTCTTCCTCAGCTGTACACCGCAGCAGCGACAAACATTTTAAACCTGGGGGTCAATTACGTCTTAATCTTCAGCCTCCAGTGGGGCATCAT aggatCGGTGATCGCCAACAGCCTCTCTCAAATCATCCTCTGCCTGCTGTTGTTTGGCTACATTAGATGGAAGAAGCTCCATCTGCAGACGTGGGGAG GCTGGACCACTGACTGTTTGCAGGAGTGGGGCTCCTACATGAAGCTGGCTATTCCCAGTGTGTTTATGGTCTGCTTTGAATGGTGGATCTGGGAAATTGGCACTATCGTTTCAG GGTTACTTGGTGAGACGGATCTTGCTGCCCAGCATATTATGATGGAAATAGGAGCCATAACATTTATG TTCCCTCTGGGTATTCAAGCAGCTACCTGTGTGCGAGTTGGCAATGCTCTGGGGGCCGGACACACCGCCAGGGCCGTAATCACCTGCAAAGTGGCCCTGGTTCTAACAG GGCTGCTTGCCGTGCTCCTGGGCATCTTCGTTGCTGTCTGTAAGCCCTACCTTGGCTACATGTTTACCTCTGACGA GAACATCTTGAAGCTTGTCGAAGGGACCATCACGGTCTACATGTTTCTACAATTCTTTGATGCGCTCCAT tgCGTCTGCTCAGGGATTCTTGTCGGATCTGGGATGCAGAAAATCGCTGCCTTGTCCAACCTGGTGAGCTACTACTGCATCGGTCTGCCAGTGGGAATAGCTCTGATGTTTGCTGCCCAGCTCAGAATATTAG GCCTGTGGACGGGTCTCCTGATATGTGGGGTCTTTGAGGCGGGCTTCTTCCTCACTCTCATCTACAAACTAAATTGGAAGAAAGTCACACAAAAG GCTCAACAGCGAGCTGGAAGGAGAGTGGTGGTGATACCAAAACGCCCTGTGAGTACAGTGCTGAGTGAAGCGATGATGTCTGACGTACTTGACGACCCTGACAAA GCCCAGGCGGACGGAAAAGTCTTTCCGGAGTCAGATGGCTACAGTCCAGTTAACACCCAGGATCAGGAGCTGAAAGCAGGTCACGAGGCCGAGGGCAACAACACCAGCACGCGGGGCGCTGGTGGCGATGCTgagcagagcaaacacacttCAAACACCAAAACTCAGGAGCTTCTTTCCGTCACTCAGCTGATCTTGCGACGGGGACTCATGGTCTCGGTTTTGGTTCTTATTCTGGCTGTAGGTGTTGCTTTCCACATCGCGTTCCCTGCTCCAGAGCCCTCCACTCAGAGCATGTCCAACTCCACCCTGAACTGGGCCAATGTCTCCACTTCAACCCCGTCGGCTCCTCTGAACCTGACCCTGACTCTCTGA
- the tmigd1 gene encoding transmembrane and immunoglobulin domain-containing protein 1 isoform X1, with translation MRVFLGVCQIRVFKVHPHNSKMKLMSTAHLLHLLLLCATQTLGVRIQSDSVVGSEGVIQIELEGTVSLLCLSDGDPEENLVWLRNGAMVRLMEENKKNGSRLCVTPAIQEDNGATFTCHLSSNASDSDSVTLNVTYPPPITGSEELVVEEESVLILRCDILANPQVSSVVWTVNGSAVDLLAGGFTLTDDGVTSQLIANGVDKSLHAASYGCLANSPLYGEFNKTFQVTVTDKVIKFPLMPIIAGVVVVCLTAILAVVSRWRKIRQCCK, from the exons ATGCGTGTGTTTTTGGGTGTGTGCCAGATAAGAGTTTTTAAG GTTCATCCACACAACAGTAAAATGAAGCTGATGTCCACAGCCCATCTTTTGCAtttgctcctcctctgtgcaaCGCAGACATTAG GCGTCAGGATTCAGTCTGACTCAGTCGTGGGCAGTGAGGGTGTGATTCAGATCGAGCTGGAGGGgactgtgtctctgctctgcctATCTGATGGTGACCCCGAAGAAAACCTGGTGTGGCTGAGGAATGGCGCCATGGTCAGATTgatggaagaaaataaaaagaatggcaGCCGATTATGTGTGACACCTGCCATCCAAGAAGATAACGGCGCCACGTTCACCTGCCACCTGAGCAGCAATGCCTCCGATAGTGACTCAGTCACCCTGAACGTCACAT ACCCCCCGCCGATCACGGGGTCAGAGGAGCTCGTCGTGGAAGAGGAGTCAGTACTCATCCTGCGGTGTGACATCCTGGCCAATCCACAAGTCTCCTCCGTGGTGTGGACAGTAAATGGAAGCGCAGTGGATCTATTAGCAGGCGGCTTCACGTTGACCGATGACGGCGTTACGAGCCAACTGATTGCCAACGGCGTGGACAAAAGCCTGCACGCGGCATCGTATGGGTGCCTGGCGAATTCTCCCCTCTACGGAGAGTTCAACAAGACCTTCCAAGTCACAGTAACAG ACAAGGTCATAAAGTTCCCGCTGATGCCCATTATTgcgggggtggtggtggtgtgccTCACAGCCATTCTCGCCGTGGTTTCACGATGGAGAAAAATCCGACAg TGCTGCAAGTAG
- the tmigd1 gene encoding transmembrane and immunoglobulin domain-containing protein 1 isoform X2, with the protein MKLMSTAHLLHLLLLCATQTLGVRIQSDSVVGSEGVIQIELEGTVSLLCLSDGDPEENLVWLRNGAMVRLMEENKKNGSRLCVTPAIQEDNGATFTCHLSSNASDSDSVTLNVTYPPPITGSEELVVEEESVLILRCDILANPQVSSVVWTVNGSAVDLLAGGFTLTDDGVTSQLIANGVDKSLHAASYGCLANSPLYGEFNKTFQVTVTDKVIKFPLMPIIAGVVVVCLTAILAVVSRWRKIRQCCK; encoded by the exons ATGAAGCTGATGTCCACAGCCCATCTTTTGCAtttgctcctcctctgtgcaaCGCAGACATTAG GCGTCAGGATTCAGTCTGACTCAGTCGTGGGCAGTGAGGGTGTGATTCAGATCGAGCTGGAGGGgactgtgtctctgctctgcctATCTGATGGTGACCCCGAAGAAAACCTGGTGTGGCTGAGGAATGGCGCCATGGTCAGATTgatggaagaaaataaaaagaatggcaGCCGATTATGTGTGACACCTGCCATCCAAGAAGATAACGGCGCCACGTTCACCTGCCACCTGAGCAGCAATGCCTCCGATAGTGACTCAGTCACCCTGAACGTCACAT ACCCCCCGCCGATCACGGGGTCAGAGGAGCTCGTCGTGGAAGAGGAGTCAGTACTCATCCTGCGGTGTGACATCCTGGCCAATCCACAAGTCTCCTCCGTGGTGTGGACAGTAAATGGAAGCGCAGTGGATCTATTAGCAGGCGGCTTCACGTTGACCGATGACGGCGTTACGAGCCAACTGATTGCCAACGGCGTGGACAAAAGCCTGCACGCGGCATCGTATGGGTGCCTGGCGAATTCTCCCCTCTACGGAGAGTTCAACAAGACCTTCCAAGTCACAGTAACAG ACAAGGTCATAAAGTTCCCGCTGATGCCCATTATTgcgggggtggtggtggtgtgccTCACAGCCATTCTCGCCGTGGTTTCACGATGGAGAAAAATCCGACAg TGCTGCAAGTAG
- the LOC133969165 gene encoding uncharacterized protein LOC133969165 isoform X2 gives MSSSVMDGVGRAVVGVWRAHTVLDESDEAEGSPDAPDRFRKLRSSSSLNSLRMSLRKRLPLRTVQASSLPEKPTCEAVKELPKTGTVRKLTRSARNSLTDVYQRLQRTKEFSREECLVSTPGQSCIEEEAGVSNPRTPRRTPRRGATPKRTPRASGTPGRTPGSKGRKTPEAGVRGVKTVGGRRQLVRMAALRSPFASPNTQNQRQAFDQDLESVSSGLRRLKRLSKAFDDMIGRDNRQFNYSHIVE, from the exons ATGTCTTCCTCGGTGATGGATGGAGTTGGTAGAGCCGTGGTGGGAGTGTGGCGTGCACATACAGTCCTGGATGAGTCTGACGAAGCAGAGGGCTCCCCCGATGCCCCGGACCGCTTCCGCAAGCTGCGGTCCTCGTCTTCACTCAACTCACTGCGAATGTCTCTGCGCAAGCGGCTCCCGCTACGTACTGTCCAGGCCAGCTCCCTCCCTGAGAAACCCACGTGTGAAGCCGTGAAGGAGCTGCCAAAAACCGGCACGGTCCGCAAGCTTACTCGCAGTGCCCGGAACTCCCTCACTGACGTGTACCAG aggctgcagaggacTAAGGAGTTTTCAAGGGAGGAGTGTTTGGTGTCAACCCCTGGTCAGTCCTGCATCGAAGAAGAAGCTGGTGTGTCAAATCCTCGCACTCCCAGGCGTACCCCTCGCAGGGGTGCAACCCCAAAACGCACCCCCAGGGCATCAGGCACCCCTGGGCGCACTCCAGGCTCCAAAGGGAGAAAGACCCCTGAGGCTGGTGTCCGCGGGGTGAAGACTGTAGGAGGCCGGAGGCAGCTGGTCCGCATGGCTGCGTTACGGAGTCCCTTTGCCTCCCCAAACACACAGAATCAGAGGCA AGCATTTGACCAGGACTTAGAGTCTGTGTCCAGTGGACTCCGGAGGCTAAAACGTCTGTCCAAGGCCTTTGATGACATGATTGGAAGAGACAACAG GCAGTTCAACTATTCCCATATTGTGGAGTAG
- the LOC133969165 gene encoding uncharacterized protein LOC133969165 isoform X1, with the protein MSSSVMDGVGRAVVGVWRAHTVLDESDEAEGSPDAPDRFRKLRSSSSLNSLRMSLRKRLPLRTVQASSLPEKPTCEAVKELPKTGTVRKLTRSARNSLTDVYQRLQRTKEFSREECLVSTPGQSCIEEEAGVSNPRTPRRTPRRGATPKRTPRASGTPGRTPGSKGRKTPEAGVRGVKTVGGRRQLVRMAALRSPFASPNTQNQRQAFDQDLESVSSGLRRLKRLSKAFDDMIGRDNRTGPGGRSGGVLMRKLDPSGKLSCSNLNRRASNLSDTLGGWAHTAVNTIRKPN; encoded by the exons ATGTCTTCCTCGGTGATGGATGGAGTTGGTAGAGCCGTGGTGGGAGTGTGGCGTGCACATACAGTCCTGGATGAGTCTGACGAAGCAGAGGGCTCCCCCGATGCCCCGGACCGCTTCCGCAAGCTGCGGTCCTCGTCTTCACTCAACTCACTGCGAATGTCTCTGCGCAAGCGGCTCCCGCTACGTACTGTCCAGGCCAGCTCCCTCCCTGAGAAACCCACGTGTGAAGCCGTGAAGGAGCTGCCAAAAACCGGCACGGTCCGCAAGCTTACTCGCAGTGCCCGGAACTCCCTCACTGACGTGTACCAG aggctgcagaggacTAAGGAGTTTTCAAGGGAGGAGTGTTTGGTGTCAACCCCTGGTCAGTCCTGCATCGAAGAAGAAGCTGGTGTGTCAAATCCTCGCACTCCCAGGCGTACCCCTCGCAGGGGTGCAACCCCAAAACGCACCCCCAGGGCATCAGGCACCCCTGGGCGCACTCCAGGCTCCAAAGGGAGAAAGACCCCTGAGGCTGGTGTCCGCGGGGTGAAGACTGTAGGAGGCCGGAGGCAGCTGGTCCGCATGGCTGCGTTACGGAGTCCCTTTGCCTCCCCAAACACACAGAATCAGAGGCA AGCATTTGACCAGGACTTAGAGTCTGTGTCCAGTGGACTCCGGAGGCTAAAACGTCTGTCCAAGGCCTTTGATGACATGATTGGAAGAGACAACAG gacCGGTCCAGGGGGACGCAGTGGAGGGGTGCTGATGAGAAAGTTGGACCCCAGTGGTAAACTCAGCTGTTCAAACCTCAACCGTCGAGCCAGCAACCTCTCAGACACACTGGGAGGTTGGGCCCACACAGCTGTGAACACCATTCGCAAACCCAACTGa